In Candidatus Eisenbacteria bacterium, the DNA window GGCGCTTTGGCAACCGAGCTAGCTACTGAAATCCAAGTAGGCATGACTGAAGACTACATTCGCGGGTCGCTTCTTCGTGGACTCATCCTTGCCAATCCATCTGGAGCCGATCGCGTTGTCCGAGAGTTGTCCGTTGACTGGAACAATAATAGCTGTCGATACAATGCCGACCACATCCCAGGGGCGGGCCGCCCAATTCAGCACGATATTGGAATCCGACCGGGCAATGGCGATCAGGGACTTGTTTGTGAGATTAAATGGCTGAGCCAAGCAAATGCATCTCATGTCGCATTAGATTTGTGGAAATTGGCGCTGTCACGGACTATTTCTCCTGAAGGTGACGCTTTGAGGACTTACCTACTTGTTGGCGGAGAATCGTCAGTCCTCGCCAAGGTTCTTCGTGCCCTGCGAGAACATAAACTCAACCTCCGTTGGTCTCCTTCGGGATCAAAGTATAATGTTCCGAACCCTACAATATTACCAATTGAACAATCCCTCGCCGAAAGCCTTAGCCTTAATTCATGGCTTAGTCTTGTGTCCTGGGGATCAAATCCAAGGCATGTTCGGCAGGCTCCCGAAACCTGGGCATCTTTGCGTGCCTCAGTCCGCGCCCGGTGGTTTAGGACCATTCCTGTAGCAGGTGGTACGCTTGGCTGGAGACTAATTCTCTGGGAGTTGGACCATAGAAGCGTTGGCCAGAATAATACAATTGACTGGGACAATATTTATCAGAATAGAGTCACACGCAATTGCTGATTCTCGCCTTAGCTTAGGTGTCAAAAGTACCGTCTAGACCTCGTCTGGATTCCTCTATCAATGAGAGATATTAACATTCTAAGGGAAAACAATGGGACCGACTGCAACCGCATCTCCGTGAAGTCATCGGTCTCGCGTTTCATAGTCCTGGCACCGACGAGGGAGATGAGATAGGGTCATTGCGGGTTGGGCGGGTCGCGCCAAAACCCCTCGTAGGTTAACGGACGTTAAATGCAATGCGCAGGAGGATGCTTGAGCAATCAGGATCCGGCTTGGCCGGTGGCATTGGATGCCTACAACTCGATGGCGAAGGCATACGCGGCGGCGATCGAGGAGAATCCTCGCAGCATCTATTACGAGCGTCCTGCCATGTTGGGATTGCTACCGGATGTATCCGGCCGATGAGTCTTGGATGCGGGGTGTGGCCCGGGAGTGCTAATGGAGTGGCTTCTCGCTCAGGGAGCAGACGTTGTCGGGATCGATGTGAGTCCGAACATGCTCGAAGTGGCACAGCAGCGTATCGGCGACACGGCCGTCCTGCAGTTGGCCGATCTCGAGCAGCCAATGCCCTTTCTGGCGGATTCGTCGTTTCACGTAATCCTCAGCTCAGGCACACTGGGGTACGTCCGCGACTGGTTGGCTCTGTTTCGGGAGTTCTCTCGAGTACTGAGGCCGGGGGGATGCGTGGTCTTCTCTGTCGGTCACCCATGCTCGGAGTATACACTCAATGAGACGGATGACTACTTCTCGACAGAGTTGCGTGAATATACTTGGCGTGGACTTGGCGATCCGATTGTTGTGCCATGCTACCGGCGGCCATTCTCGAACATCCTAGACCCGATAGTCCGTGCGGGTTTCTTCATCGAGCGGATGGTTGAGCCAGTGCCGACCAAGCAGTTCGCGGAGGTCAAGCCGGAGGAGTACGCACAGCTGATGAGGCGGCCTCGGGTGCTGTGCATGCGGGTACGGAAGTCAGCGAATGGCGCCCTATGAACACTCCCAGCGCCACCAGTAACAATCGCGGGGGGTGATTGAGTTGGTCTTACTTGGGCTGGTTATGTGGTGACAGGTTACACAAGAAAAGAAAATCGGTTACTGGGTGATGGTGCAACGATTTGTTAAATAGGTTTTCCTACAGACTCATTAGCTTTACGAGAATGTGAATCATGAATCCTGCGAAACCAAAGGTGCAACATTATGTTCCGCGATTGATATTAAAACGATTTGCCGAAGAGAATGAACAGGTTTGGGTTTTTGATAAGAAGCGATCGTCCGTTTTTAAAACAAACATAAGTAAAATCGCGGCAGAGAAATATTTTTACGATTTTGAATATGAAGGATATGACCTATCTTTAGAATCCACGTTCGAGAATCTAGAAAGCGGGGCTTCTGAGGTCATTGACCACATTACCCTTGAGAATAGCCTTGCGTCATTATCGGATGAAGAGAGAATATTATTTTCTAAATTTCTTGCCCTTCAGCTAGTGAGAACACGTCAATGGCGTAATATGTGGGAGCAAGCAAGAGAAGACTTACTTGTTGCGATTCGCAAAATGGGCTTTAAGCCAGAGCAAATCGAGGGCTATAAAGAACAGTCTAACGAGGACCCCAAACTTGCG includes these proteins:
- a CDS encoding class I SAM-dependent methyltransferase — translated: MEWLLAQGADVVGIDVSPNMLEVAQQRIGDTAVLQLADLEQPMPFLADSSFHVILSSGTLGYVRDWLALFREFSRVLRPGGCVVFSVGHPCSEYTLNETDDYFSTELREYTWRGLGDPIVVPCYRRPFSNILDPIVRAGFFIERMVEPVPTKQFAEVKPEEYAQLMRRPRVLCMRVRKSANGAL